One Endozoicomonas gorgoniicola DNA window includes the following coding sequences:
- a CDS encoding DUF29 domain-containing protein: MDNLYDTDFYRWKEQQKQHLIHKRFDQLDLERVIEEFDDMGSELDALQSRLTTLLLHLLKYSYQINVINPVLPEPYNCRNWKGTIREQRKQLHRLMKSRPHLKHKVPEVFEDSYQDGKELAIEAMNDYVQPHQRLNNASFPENCPWDFETIMKSGWLPEG, encoded by the coding sequence ATGGACAACCTTTACGATACTGACTTTTACCGCTGGAAAGAACAGCAAAAACAACACCTGATTCACAAACGGTTTGACCAGCTCGACCTTGAGCGTGTTATTGAGGAGTTCGACGATATGGGCAGTGAGCTTGATGCCTTGCAATCACGCCTGACGACCTTGTTACTGCACCTGCTCAAATACAGCTATCAGATAAATGTTATTAACCCGGTATTGCCAGAACCTTATAACTGCCGCAACTGGAAAGGAACCATTCGGGAACAACGTAAACAGCTCCATCGCCTTATGAAAAGCCGCCCTCACCTGAAACACAAGGTTCCGGAAGTTTTCGAAGACAGCTATCAGGATGGCAAAGAGCTGGCCATCGAAGCCATGAACGATTACGTTCAGCCCCACCAGCGGTTGAACAACGCCAGTTTTCCGGAGAATTGTCCGTGGGACTTTGAGACCATTATGAAAAGCGGCTGGTTGCCGGAAGGTTAA
- the cysQ gene encoding 3'(2'),5'-bisphosphate nucleotidase CysQ — protein sequence MNDLIKAVREIARKAGDVILEVYEKQELGIQQKADATPVTQADFRANEVIEKHLLRLEVGYPILSEESTHADLSVRQTWSRYWLVDPLDGTQEFINGNGQFTVNIALMEKADNGCSYPLFGVVYVPVTQTTYWGGKQSGAFKQVGNEPVESIKPRSLDSDNVVVLGSRTYGTTGAAAFIEQLRDIYPNLTPRKVGSALKSCLVAEGEADIYPRIGPTSEWDTAAVQGVVEGAGGVLLSPVGERFAYNFKDNLVNSDFLVIGDTSTDWQSFWNPDALRGLH from the coding sequence ATGAACGACTTGATCAAGGCTGTAAGAGAAATCGCCCGCAAGGCGGGAGACGTCATTCTCGAAGTGTATGAAAAGCAGGAGCTGGGCATTCAGCAAAAAGCCGATGCAACTCCTGTCACTCAAGCGGATTTCCGGGCCAACGAAGTGATTGAAAAACATCTGCTGCGTCTGGAGGTGGGCTATCCCATTCTTTCTGAAGAATCCACCCATGCAGACCTGTCTGTACGCCAGACCTGGAGTCGTTACTGGCTGGTGGACCCTCTGGATGGTACACAGGAATTCATTAATGGTAATGGACAGTTCACGGTCAACATTGCCCTGATGGAAAAAGCAGACAATGGTTGCAGCTATCCGCTGTTTGGTGTCGTGTATGTACCAGTCACCCAAACCACTTACTGGGGGGGCAAGCAGTCAGGTGCATTTAAGCAGGTTGGCAATGAACCGGTTGAAAGCATTAAGCCCCGGTCGTTAGACAGCGACAATGTGGTGGTTCTGGGTAGCCGAACCTATGGCACAACAGGTGCTGCTGCGTTTATTGAACAGCTCAGGGACATCTACCCAAACCTTACCCCCAGAAAGGTAGGCAGTGCCTTGAAAAGCTGTTTGGTGGCTGAAGGTGAAGCGGATATTTACCCTCGTATCGGGCCAACGTCAGAGTGGGATACTGCTGCCGTTCAGGGTGTTGTGGAAGGTGCTGGCGGGGTGTTGCTGAGTCCTGTTGGTGAGCGTTTTGCTTATAACTTCAAAGACAATCTGGTGAATTCGGATTTTCTGGTGATTGGTGATACGTCAACGGACTGGCAGTCTTTCTGGAATCCGGATGCGTTGCGGGGATTGCATTAA
- the nudE gene encoding ADP compounds hydrolase NudE encodes MSTDDTPTDKKKTRIKSCTEIARTRLFRVEALELEFSNGEQRTYERLAGSGSGHKAVMVVPMLDDNRFLLVKEFAAGTGDYQLSLPKGLVELDETLFEGADRELKEEAGYGARQWDYITDFTVSPNYMKNHIHVVLARDLYPERLEGDEPEPMEVVEWSFDRLQALNDRPDFSEARTLAALYLVRDKLQDGLL; translated from the coding sequence ATGTCCACAGACGATACGCCAACAGACAAGAAAAAAACCAGGATTAAGTCCTGTACCGAAATTGCCCGTACCCGTTTATTCCGGGTTGAGGCTCTGGAACTGGAGTTCTCTAACGGTGAGCAACGTACCTATGAGCGACTGGCAGGGTCTGGCAGTGGTCATAAAGCCGTTATGGTGGTGCCGATGCTGGATGATAACCGTTTCCTGCTGGTTAAAGAGTTTGCGGCGGGCACAGGGGATTATCAGCTCAGTCTGCCTAAAGGTCTGGTAGAGCTGGATGAGACACTGTTTGAAGGGGCAGACCGGGAGTTAAAAGAAGAGGCAGGCTATGGTGCCAGGCAGTGGGATTACATTACCGACTTTACGGTATCGCCCAATTATATGAAGAACCATATCCATGTTGTTCTGGCACGAGACCTGTATCCGGAGCGGCTGGAAGGGGATGAGCCTGAACCCATGGAGGTAGTCGAATGGTCATTTGATCGTTTGCAGGCGTTGAATGACCGCCCGGACTTTTCAGAAGCCCGGACGCTGGCGGCTTTGTATCTGGTGCGGGATAAACTGCAGGACGGACTGCTCTGA
- a CDS encoding Lrp/AsnC family transcriptional regulator, whose translation MDSIDRKILLELQEDSTLSLAEVSERVCLSPTPCWNRIKRLEGQGYISKRVALINAEKVGLGVSVFVHIKTQHHSSDWLKIFSDTVNSFPEVAECYRMSGEYDYLLRVVTKDIQSFDRFYKKLVNSVDGLCDVTSSFAMEQMKYTTALPL comes from the coding sequence ATGGACTCTATCGACCGAAAAATTCTGCTTGAACTGCAGGAAGATAGCACCCTTTCTCTGGCTGAAGTTTCAGAAAGAGTCTGTCTGTCGCCTACCCCCTGCTGGAACCGAATTAAACGTCTGGAAGGGCAGGGGTATATCAGTAAGCGGGTTGCCCTGATTAATGCCGAGAAAGTGGGGCTGGGAGTTTCCGTATTTGTCCATATAAAAACACAACACCATTCGTCTGACTGGCTGAAAATCTTCTCAGACACCGTTAATAGTTTCCCGGAAGTGGCTGAATGCTACCGGATGAGCGGTGAGTACGATTATCTGCTGAGAGTGGTGACCAAAGATATTCAGTCTTTTGATCGCTTCTATAAAAAACTGGTTAACAGTGTCGACGGCCTGTGCGATGTGACGTCCAGCTTTGCCATGGAGCAGATGAAATACACAACAGCACTTCCCTTGTAG
- a CDS encoding Rieske (2Fe-2S) protein: MIKLCAVDELANPGSKGFHNEKGHVFVVRQDDDVYVYENSCPHLGINLEWHEDQFLDSEQRLIQCSTHGALFLIHSGECIAGPCPGEKLNKISHEIHEGVIYLP, from the coding sequence ATGATCAAACTCTGTGCTGTTGATGAGCTGGCAAATCCTGGCAGCAAAGGTTTCCACAATGAGAAAGGGCATGTTTTTGTGGTTCGGCAAGATGATGACGTCTACGTTTATGAAAACAGTTGTCCCCATCTTGGCATTAACCTTGAGTGGCATGAAGATCAGTTTCTGGATTCGGAGCAGAGGCTGATTCAATGCTCTACCCATGGCGCGTTGTTTCTGATTCACAGTGGTGAATGCATTGCCGGTCCTTGTCCGGGAGAAAAGCTCAACAAAATTTCCCATGAAATCCATGAGGGCGTCATATACCTCCCGTGA
- the tnpA gene encoding IS200/IS605 family transposase: MRDYKSLAHTRWDCKYHIVFIPKRRRKVIYGNLRKFLGEIFHELARRKGCKILEGHLMSDHVHMCISIPPKYPVSHVVGYLKGKCAIEIAKNFKGKQRNFNGEHFWARGYFVSTVGLDEEVVRAYIRDQEKNDGNRDQYDLDW, translated from the coding sequence ATGAGAGACTACAAGAGTTTGGCTCATACGCGTTGGGATTGTAAGTACCATATTGTCTTTATCCCAAAGAGAAGACGAAAGGTAATCTATGGGAATTTGAGAAAGTTTCTCGGAGAAATATTTCATGAGCTTGCCAGAAGGAAAGGCTGCAAAATTCTCGAAGGGCATTTGATGTCTGATCATGTTCACATGTGCATCAGTATTCCACCCAAATATCCGGTATCTCATGTCGTTGGATATCTGAAAGGAAAGTGTGCAATAGAGATTGCGAAAAATTTCAAAGGCAAGCAGCGTAACTTTAACGGAGAGCATTTTTGGGCAAGAGGTTACTTTGTCTCAACAGTAGGACTTGATGAAGAAGTGGTTCGGGCATATATCCGAGATCAAGAAAAGAATGATGGAAATAGAGATCAGTATGATCTTGACTGGTAA
- a CDS encoding NirD/YgiW/YdeI family stress tolerance protein gives MKTLFLSAAGLAFLAAFTTGIKSTEPAAYPDKGADHPVSADAKPDYEVHSIEEVLANPTDQELVKISGEIIKKIKCSTYLFRGKSGDIHIKIDTHAVPELGIPFKEATVIKGTVNHDGEKKPTVEADHIHYVF, from the coding sequence ATGAAAACTCTATTTCTTAGTGCTGCCGGACTGGCGTTTTTAGCGGCTTTTACGACTGGAATCAAGTCAACAGAGCCAGCAGCGTATCCCGACAAAGGGGCAGACCACCCGGTCAGTGCAGACGCTAAGCCCGATTACGAAGTTCACTCCATTGAAGAGGTGCTTGCCAACCCAACGGATCAGGAGTTGGTGAAAATTTCGGGCGAAATCATCAAAAAAATAAAGTGCAGCACCTACCTCTTTCGCGGTAAAAGTGGCGATATCCATATCAAAATTGACACCCATGCCGTTCCCGAGCTGGGCATTCCTTTCAAAGAAGCAACGGTAATTAAAGGCACCGTCAACCATGACGGTGAGAAAAAGCCCACCGTCGAAGCCGACCATATTCACTATGTCTTTTAA
- the yrfG gene encoding GMP/IMP nucleotidase, which yields MMNWNAINTVLLDMDGTLLDLHFDNYFWQEYVPQKYAERHSITIRQSKNELEPRFAQQEGRLQWYCLDFWEKELNLNIVALKNEINHLISFRPHAREFLHSLKERGKQVIMITNAHPNSLSIKLERLSMAHYFDRLISSHDYGYPKESQAFWQNLEVDISLDKEKALFIDDSVRILDSARTYGIRHLLAVRYPDSKKGAWDTQGYEAVEDFRELITPATITPEKIV from the coding sequence ATGATGAACTGGAATGCTATCAATACCGTTCTGCTGGATATGGACGGCACCTTACTGGATCTGCACTTCGACAATTATTTCTGGCAGGAATACGTACCACAGAAATACGCAGAAAGGCACAGCATCACGATCAGGCAGTCGAAGAATGAACTGGAACCCCGCTTTGCCCAGCAGGAAGGCAGGTTGCAGTGGTACTGCCTGGATTTCTGGGAAAAGGAACTGAACCTGAACATCGTAGCCTTGAAAAATGAGATCAACCACCTCATATCTTTTCGTCCACATGCCCGGGAATTTCTTCACAGCCTGAAAGAACGCGGAAAACAGGTGATTATGATCACCAACGCTCATCCAAACAGCCTGTCGATTAAACTTGAACGACTGTCGATGGCGCACTATTTTGACCGTTTAATCAGCTCTCACGACTATGGCTACCCGAAAGAATCCCAGGCATTCTGGCAGAATCTGGAAGTCGATATCAGTCTTGATAAGGAGAAGGCTTTGTTTATCGACGACAGTGTACGAATCCTGGATTCCGCCAGAACCTATGGAATTCGTCATCTGCTGGCCGTACGTTATCCTGACAGCAAAAAAGGGGCATGGGATACACAGGGCTATGAGGCAGTCGAAGACTTCAGAGAGTTAATTACCCCTGCAACCATCACCCCTGAAAAGATAGTATGA
- the hslR gene encoding ribosome-associated heat shock protein Hsp15 has product MSQSNSKLNNKPDSKIRLDKWLWAARFYKTRNIAKEAIDGGKVHLNGSRCKPGKEPKVGDELRLRVGWDEKTVIVRALSDKRQKAEIAQQLYEETANSIAHREASAEQRKALRGATPRPERRPDKKQRRDIMKQKADFGFDD; this is encoded by the coding sequence ATGAGTCAATCCAACAGCAAGCTTAATAACAAGCCTGACAGTAAAATTCGCCTGGACAAATGGCTGTGGGCAGCACGTTTCTACAAAACCCGCAACATTGCCAAGGAAGCCATTGATGGCGGCAAGGTACACCTGAACGGTAGCCGCTGCAAACCCGGCAAAGAGCCAAAAGTGGGTGACGAACTGCGCCTGCGGGTAGGCTGGGACGAAAAAACCGTGATCGTACGGGCGCTGAGCGACAAGCGCCAGAAGGCAGAAATCGCTCAGCAGCTTTACGAAGAAACGGCTAACAGTATTGCCCATCGTGAAGCCAGTGCCGAACAGCGCAAAGCCCTGCGTGGCGCTACACCAAGACCTGAGCGGCGTCCGGACAAAAAGCAGCGCCGCGACATTATGAAACAGAAAGCCGACTTTGGGTTTGACGACTGA
- a CDS encoding M20/M25/M40 family metallo-hydrolase: MSKINQDRLVQHFVDLVKINSESGNEKAIAEVLAEQLAEMGFRVEKLPVTAEVSNGFNLYANLPGDLEGSILLSSHMDTVTPGNDIEPVIENGIIRSAGNTILGGDDKSGIAAIMEAVRSIKEQGLKHKTIELAFTVHEEGGLHGSKQFDMSHVESKNCIVLDSGGPIGTIITVAPGQQNIKVNITGRPAHAGLAPEEGINALTVAADAISNMKLSRIDEETTANIGVVKGGQATNIVMPDLFINAEARSTNDDKLAAQVEHMIKTFEAAAEKHGAKIEIISTRAYNAFQMDDNDPLVEEVKAAFAEAGVAGKTMPTGGGSDANIFSEKGIRTVNLSTGMAKVHTTEEYIAIDDMAGITKFMHTYLTR; the protein is encoded by the coding sequence ATGTCCAAGATCAATCAAGACAGACTTGTCCAGCACTTCGTTGACCTGGTGAAAATCAACAGCGAGTCCGGTAACGAAAAGGCCATTGCTGAAGTTCTGGCTGAACAACTGGCTGAAATGGGTTTCCGTGTTGAAAAGCTGCCGGTGACGGCTGAGGTTTCCAATGGCTTCAACCTTTACGCCAACCTGCCAGGTGATCTGGAAGGCAGTATTCTGCTGAGCAGCCACATGGACACCGTGACTCCGGGTAACGATATTGAACCTGTTATTGAAAACGGCATTATCCGTTCTGCAGGCAACACCATTCTGGGTGGTGACGACAAATCCGGTATCGCCGCCATTATGGAAGCCGTTCGTTCCATTAAGGAACAGGGTTTGAAGCACAAAACCATCGAACTCGCCTTTACGGTTCATGAAGAAGGCGGTCTGCACGGTTCCAAGCAGTTTGATATGTCTCACGTAGAGTCCAAAAACTGTATCGTTCTGGATTCAGGTGGCCCAATCGGCACCATTATTACCGTTGCGCCGGGTCAGCAAAATATCAAAGTAAACATCACTGGTCGTCCAGCTCATGCGGGTCTGGCTCCGGAAGAAGGCATCAATGCCCTGACCGTTGCTGCCGATGCGATTTCTAACATGAAGCTGTCGCGCATCGACGAAGAAACCACCGCCAACATTGGTGTAGTAAAAGGTGGTCAGGCCACCAACATTGTTATGCCGGATCTGTTCATCAACGCAGAAGCCCGTTCAACCAACGACGACAAGCTGGCTGCCCAGGTTGAGCACATGATAAAAACTTTTGAAGCCGCTGCCGAAAAGCATGGTGCGAAAATCGAAATTATTTCTACCCGCGCCTACAACGCTTTCCAGATGGACGACAACGACCCGCTGGTTGAAGAAGTAAAGGCCGCCTTTGCAGAAGCTGGCGTTGCAGGCAAGACCATGCCAACGGGCGGTGGCAGTGACGCTAACATTTTCAGCGAGAAAGGCATCAGGACGGTTAACCTTTCAACCGGTATGGCTAAAGTGCATACAACGGAAGAGTACATTGCCATTGACGATATGGCCGGTATCACGAAGTTCATGCACACCTATCTGACCCGCTGA
- a CDS encoding YoaK family protein: MINRLPAWVWFGGVLLTFSAGMVNGIAYLSFTNQAVTHVTGSITLVSVGMARGDWLSVGRLLAVVLTFFMGAFLSGLIIRGETLRLGRGYGFILLFESFLLLNSLWLYQHSSFGGQLVASLACGLQNAMVSTFSGAVLRTTHMTGILTDIGAKLGRWMRGSPMDKRRLLLYCLLLTGFTTGGAFGALLFTHLLYNSLMIPALITAFAGIAYMIHVIRLRRQKKSLYIAG; this comes from the coding sequence ATGATTAACCGACTTCCTGCCTGGGTGTGGTTCGGTGGCGTTTTGTTGACTTTCTCGGCGGGGATGGTCAATGGGATTGCCTATCTCAGCTTTACCAATCAGGCGGTTACCCACGTAACGGGCTCCATAACACTGGTTTCTGTAGGAATGGCCCGGGGCGACTGGCTGAGTGTCGGGCGTTTGCTGGCGGTGGTGCTGACCTTTTTTATGGGGGCTTTTCTCAGTGGTTTGATTATCAGAGGCGAAACGTTGCGACTGGGACGGGGTTATGGCTTTATCCTGCTGTTTGAATCCTTCCTGCTGTTGAATTCGTTATGGCTGTATCAACACAGCTCTTTCGGCGGGCAGCTGGTGGCATCGCTGGCCTGTGGGCTGCAGAACGCTATGGTCAGCACCTTCAGTGGCGCAGTACTGAGAACCACACATATGACCGGCATACTGACTGATATTGGTGCCAAGCTTGGGCGGTGGATGCGGGGCTCCCCCATGGATAAACGACGATTGCTTCTTTATTGTCTGCTGCTGACCGGATTTACAACCGGTGGAGCCTTCGGAGCTTTACTGTTTACTCATCTGCTTTATAACAGTCTGATGATTCCAGCCCTCATCACAGCGTTTGCTGGCATTGCTTATATGATCCATGTTATCAGGCTCCGCAGGCAGAAAAAGAGCCTCTATATCGCCGGCTGA
- a CDS encoding autotransporter family protein yields MSTEIIVRTKGLVRTVLSAALFLTATQPVIAVTLTQNIPYEQAVHDYGVITINAKLSVSTSNDQAVVTIKAKSGGIRIEQGAGIDNIGNNSSPSIYVSKIGTLLGALDNEGIIQDGVVIAGRSTPQTGMAYRSRGKDNNNWAGLQGGYKVQGNGAIAGVVETMNDHAVFLDDHSYMDFIAVDSGSSLKSSGDGSAAVYVSENAQIGGTLPPNTVLNSESDTVFDIAGTLSSSNGQAINIAGSATGQIKIASSGVLSGKGGGEPGGAALLVSGTYTGSLNSQGTIKGGVFISGTHNASQEHAVFLNDQSKADFIAVTGTMTATGNSKSAVYVDNGAQLGGIVVDGGTIKASSGSSVITVRGDLTGKVYLKDGFITAASANDTSLDFSSSDKPLMFEQVGNNSKTTGTILASDQHKNDWVAFRGGSFEGDTIQDVDHLVVSTITSGIAMSGNFTLPAQTTIELVKQQQLNDQSQPVTDSNQNPVYELNSNALMTVTGRLSAMEQGSNIQFKPASLTEYDLVKKGVTLTVVEPGSMEGSVAGRVTVDSGSYLVEATENYSAGKLQVQLKSRDANGVKQLVMKSGANSRASEVFSKAVDVINAGAYTDATRGSKLFAKLNATNYDAKKLAGQVQPRVAGEVQKSSQTVANTAHNIVFNRVHGLRRGISYGDQFTDGAAWGQMLYNSGKQDDVDGEPGFKNQAWGITLGVDGELDSAIRTGLALSMVRSTVDGNEGSTNKSYSYLATWYNSWNGRGYFLDTMLSMGRSANDMTKTIDGYRVKADFEVDQWGGRVIGGTNWRVGNWTLSPQTEFNYGLVRVQEYEEKGDSGFEQKIQSKDYNTWELGGGMKFNGEYWYRNGVIKPELTFMGYYDFGTDGTIVKSTYLAGGESFMVTGPDRDKVRLHMGLGLGLQMNNRWTLHTGYNFNWKKTYQSHSFSAKARYEF; encoded by the coding sequence ATGTCTACGGAAATCATTGTTCGAACAAAAGGACTTGTTCGCACAGTACTTAGCGCCGCTCTATTTCTGACTGCTACTCAGCCTGTTATCGCTGTAACTCTTACTCAGAATATTCCTTACGAGCAGGCTGTTCATGATTATGGTGTCATTACCATTAATGCAAAGCTGAGTGTATCGACCTCGAATGACCAGGCAGTGGTTACCATCAAAGCAAAGTCCGGTGGTATTCGCATTGAGCAGGGTGCAGGCATTGATAATATTGGTAATAACTCTTCTCCTTCTATTTATGTAAGCAAAATTGGCACCCTGTTAGGGGCGCTGGATAACGAAGGGATTATTCAGGATGGCGTTGTCATTGCTGGCCGTTCAACCCCTCAGACCGGCATGGCCTATCGAAGCCGGGGCAAGGACAATAACAACTGGGCAGGTTTGCAGGGTGGTTACAAGGTTCAGGGCAATGGTGCTATTGCTGGTGTTGTTGAGACGATGAATGACCATGCCGTATTTCTGGACGATCACTCTTATATGGATTTTATCGCTGTTGATTCCGGCAGTAGCCTTAAGTCATCAGGTGATGGCAGTGCTGCTGTTTATGTGTCTGAGAATGCACAAATAGGTGGTACGTTGCCACCTAATACAGTCTTGAATTCCGAGTCCGATACCGTCTTTGATATTGCAGGCACCCTGAGTTCGTCTAACGGACAAGCTATTAATATTGCTGGTTCTGCTACCGGTCAGATAAAGATCGCCTCGTCCGGCGTCCTGTCAGGTAAAGGGGGAGGAGAGCCCGGTGGGGCTGCGTTGCTGGTCAGTGGTACTTACACAGGTAGCTTAAATAGTCAGGGCACGATCAAAGGGGGCGTTTTTATCAGTGGCACCCATAATGCCTCACAGGAACATGCAGTTTTCCTTAATGACCAGTCAAAGGCCGACTTTATCGCAGTAACAGGAACGATGACGGCTACTGGAAACAGTAAAAGTGCGGTTTATGTGGACAACGGCGCTCAGCTGGGGGGCATTGTTGTAGATGGCGGGACGATCAAGGCATCATCAGGTAGCAGCGTCATTACCGTTCGGGGAGACCTGACAGGCAAGGTTTATCTGAAAGATGGTTTCATAACCGCTGCCAGTGCTAACGATACATCCCTCGACTTTTCCAGTTCTGACAAGCCCCTGATGTTTGAGCAGGTGGGAAATAATTCCAAAACCACGGGTACGATTTTAGCCAGTGATCAGCATAAAAATGACTGGGTAGCGTTCCGGGGTGGCAGTTTTGAAGGTGATACGATTCAGGATGTTGATCATCTGGTGGTCAGTACGATCACCAGTGGAATCGCCATGTCGGGCAACTTTACCCTGCCTGCCCAGACAACCATTGAGCTTGTAAAGCAGCAACAGCTGAATGATCAAAGTCAACCGGTGACAGATAGCAATCAAAATCCGGTTTACGAACTGAACAGCAATGCACTGATGACAGTAACAGGCCGGTTAAGCGCAATGGAGCAGGGCAGTAATATCCAGTTCAAGCCAGCGTCACTCACCGAATATGATCTGGTTAAAAAAGGTGTGACACTGACGGTAGTTGAACCGGGCAGTATGGAGGGTTCAGTGGCCGGGCGTGTGACGGTGGATTCTGGCAGCTACCTGGTTGAAGCCACGGAGAACTATTCTGCCGGGAAGTTGCAGGTACAACTGAAGTCCAGAGATGCAAACGGCGTCAAACAGTTAGTGATGAAATCCGGTGCCAACTCCAGGGCATCAGAAGTGTTTAGTAAGGCGGTGGATGTTATTAATGCCGGAGCCTATACCGATGCAACCAGGGGCAGCAAGCTGTTTGCGAAACTGAACGCAACGAATTATGACGCTAAGAAGCTGGCCGGACAGGTTCAGCCGAGGGTTGCCGGTGAGGTGCAGAAATCATCTCAGACGGTTGCCAATACCGCTCATAATATCGTCTTCAACCGCGTACACGGCTTACGTCGTGGTATTAGCTATGGTGACCAGTTTACCGATGGTGCGGCCTGGGGACAGATGTTGTACAACAGTGGCAAACAGGATGACGTTGATGGTGAGCCGGGCTTTAAAAACCAGGCATGGGGCATAACCCTTGGAGTCGATGGCGAACTTGACTCTGCCATCAGAACGGGTCTGGCACTTTCAATGGTTAGGAGTACGGTCGATGGCAATGAGGGCAGCACCAATAAAAGTTATAGTTATCTGGCTACCTGGTACAACAGCTGGAATGGTCGCGGCTATTTTCTTGACACCATGCTGTCCATGGGCCGTTCAGCAAATGATATGACGAAAACCATTGATGGTTACCGTGTAAAAGCGGATTTTGAGGTTGATCAGTGGGGAGGCAGAGTCATTGGCGGTACTAACTGGCGGGTAGGCAACTGGACGCTTTCTCCTCAGACTGAATTTAACTATGGTCTGGTCCGGGTTCAGGAATACGAAGAAAAAGGCGACAGTGGTTTTGAGCAGAAAATCCAGAGCAAAGATTACAATACCTGGGAGCTGGGGGGCGGTATGAAGTTCAATGGCGAATACTGGTACCGCAATGGCGTGATAAAACCTGAGCTGACTTTCATGGGGTATTACGACTTTGGTACCGATGGCACAATTGTTAAGTCCACTTACCTTGCCGGAGGCGAATCCTTTATGGTCACAGGACCGGACCGGGACAAGGTACGCCTGCATATGGGGCTTGGGCTTGGATTACAGATGAACAACCGCTGGACGCTCCACACCGGTTATAACTTTAACTGGAAAAAGACTTACCAGTCTCACAGTTTTTCCGCTAAAGCCCGTTATGAGTTCTGA
- a CDS encoding acyloxyacyl hydrolase — MKKGLFYTGIMSLLPFPAFALDASPDGVSATYGQYLPVVSGRKADYHHYRIGLQWDLDEELYRSDKLVMSGYFELGGSMLKSRLNTSDNPSPEGKDSATVVSFSPVFRFSSAHPLFGNTFPFLDAGLGGAWFSEKDLEKEKTSPINLGSQWLFEVRLGAGFTFGQQQQYVMSYNWLHYSNAGLASLNESIDFHAVTFGVKW; from the coding sequence GTGAAAAAAGGACTTTTCTACACAGGCATCATGTCATTGCTGCCGTTCCCTGCCTTTGCCCTGGATGCCAGCCCCGATGGTGTCTCTGCCACTTATGGTCAATACCTGCCTGTTGTCAGTGGTCGAAAGGCTGATTATCACCATTATCGTATTGGGCTTCAGTGGGATTTGGATGAAGAGCTTTACCGTTCTGATAAACTGGTGATGTCTGGTTACTTTGAACTTGGTGGCTCGATGTTAAAAAGCCGCCTGAATACTTCCGACAACCCCAGCCCTGAGGGTAAAGACAGTGCGACCGTGGTCAGCTTCTCTCCTGTCTTTCGCTTTTCTTCGGCTCACCCACTCTTTGGAAATACGTTTCCTTTTCTGGATGCAGGTCTTGGCGGTGCCTGGTTTTCTGAGAAAGATCTGGAAAAGGAAAAGACATCGCCCATCAATCTGGGCAGCCAGTGGTTATTTGAAGTACGACTGGGGGCTGGCTTTACCTTTGGGCAACAGCAGCAATATGTTATGAGCTACAACTGGTTACACTACTCCAATGCCGGGCTGGCAAGCCTGAATGAATCCATAGATTTTCATGCGGTGACGTTTGGCGTTAAATGGTGA
- a CDS encoding lysoplasmalogenase, which translates to MKHTFTVVYFLLSALYIAFMEQLSGFMGAGIKALPVILLMLLVSWRLAGVWRSAMVVALLFSAGGDILLSFSHGSRHSSDLFLAGLGSFLMAQLVYAGLFWTHRTSGPGRVGLVIFAFVFMSVAGLLVVPYTGDMQAPVMAYILAIGAMLMGAAICDCPVNRLFAGALLFALSDLFIAVNKFIMPFTWSGIVIMATYYMAQYFIVVGVLAGSDKH; encoded by the coding sequence ATGAAACATACTTTCACCGTAGTCTATTTTCTTCTTTCTGCGCTTTATATTGCATTTATGGAGCAATTGTCCGGTTTTATGGGGGCGGGCATTAAGGCTCTGCCTGTTATTTTGTTGATGCTTCTGGTGTCCTGGCGGTTAGCCGGTGTCTGGCGCAGTGCCATGGTGGTTGCTCTGTTGTTTTCAGCAGGAGGGGATATCCTGCTGTCGTTCAGTCATGGTAGTCGTCACAGCAGTGATTTGTTTCTGGCTGGGCTGGGCAGTTTTCTGATGGCTCAGCTGGTGTATGCCGGGTTGTTCTGGACGCATCGTACATCAGGCCCCGGTCGGGTTGGGCTGGTGATCTTTGCGTTTGTGTTTATGTCGGTAGCGGGCCTGTTAGTTGTGCCATACACCGGTGACATGCAGGCTCCGGTTATGGCGTATATTCTGGCTATTGGCGCTATGTTGATGGGGGCTGCTATTTGTGACTGTCCGGTGAATCGTCTGTTTGCCGGGGCGCTTCTGTTTGCCTTGTCTGACCTGTTTATTGCAGTCAATAAGTTTATTATGCCGTTTACCTGGTCAGGTATTGTGATTATGGCCACCTATTATATGGCGCAGTACTTTATTGTGGTTGGAGTGCTGGCGGGGTCAGATAAACATTAA